Proteins encoded together in one Bos indicus isolate NIAB-ARS_2022 breed Sahiwal x Tharparkar chromosome 3, NIAB-ARS_B.indTharparkar_mat_pri_1.0, whole genome shotgun sequence window:
- the LOC109557048 gene encoding craniofacial development protein 2-like — translation MQCGATQDGRVMVERSDRMWSTGGGNGKPLQYSCLENPMTSMKRQNDRILKEELPRSVVAQYTTGDQWRNNSRKNEGMEPKQKQYPAVDVTGDRSKVRCCKEQYCIGTWNVRSMNQGRLEVVKQEMARVNVNILGISELKWTGMGEFNSDDHCIYYCGQESLRRNGVAIMVNKRVRNAVLGCNLKNNRMISVRFQGKPFNITVIQVYTPTSNTEEAEAEWFCEDLQHLLELTPQKDVLFIIEDWNAKVGSQETPGVTGKFGFGVWNEAGQKLIEFCQENAMVIANTLFQQHMRRLYTWTSPDGQHQN, via the coding sequence atgcagtgtggggccacccaagatgggcgggtcatggtggagaggtctgacagaatgtggtccactggaggagggaatggaaaaccacttcagtattcttgccttgagaacccaatgaccagtatgaaaaggcaaaatgataggatactgaaagaggaactccccaggtcagtagttgcccaatatactactggagatcagtggagaaataactccagaaagaatgaagggatggagccaaagcaaaaacaatacccagctgtggatgtgactggtgatagaagcaaggtccgatgctgtaaagagcaatattgtataggaacctggaatgttaggtccatgaatcaaggcagattggaagtggtcaaacaggagatggcaagagtgaatgtcaacattctaggaatcagcgaactcaaatggactggaatgggtgaatttaactcagatgaccattgtatctactactgtgggcaggaatcccttagaagaaatggtgtagccatcatggtcaacaaaagagtccgaaatgcagtactcgggtgcaatctcaaaaacaacagaatgatctctgttcgtttccaaggcaaaccattcaatatcacagtaatccaagtctataccccaaccagtaacactgaagaagctgaagctgaatggttctgtgaagatctacaacaccttctagaactaacaccccaaaaagatgtccttttcattatagaggactggaatgcaaaagtaggaagtcaagaaacacctggagtaacaggcaaatttggctttggagtatggaatgaagcaggccaaaagctaatagagttttgccaagagaatgccatggtcatagcaaacaccctcttccaacaacacatgagaagactctacacatggacatcaccagatggtcaacaccaaaattag